The proteins below are encoded in one region of Pseudoduganella armeniaca:
- a CDS encoding response regulator transcription factor: protein MNGVTSKVLLIDDDVELVGMFQEYLEQEGFAVTTAHDGAVGTACALTGQYAIAILDVMMPRMNGLETLRRIRAASRMPILMLTGRGDDTDRIVGLELGADDYVTKPCTPRELTARIRAILRRTQGSPMDQLASAPLVVGQLTMWPEQRRASWAGATLELTSTEFNLLEVLARNAGKPVSKNTLSEQGLGRPLARFDRNIDVHLSSLRHKLGSLADGRSCLQTVYRMGYQLIRD, encoded by the coding sequence ATGAATGGTGTAACGAGCAAGGTTTTGCTGATCGACGACGACGTCGAACTGGTCGGCATGTTCCAGGAATACCTGGAGCAGGAAGGTTTCGCGGTGACGACGGCCCACGACGGCGCGGTGGGCACTGCCTGCGCGCTGACGGGGCAGTACGCCATCGCCATCCTGGACGTGATGATGCCGCGCATGAACGGGCTGGAGACGCTGCGCCGCATCCGCGCGGCCAGCCGCATGCCGATCCTGATGCTGACCGGCCGCGGCGACGACACCGACCGCATCGTCGGCCTGGAGCTGGGGGCGGACGACTACGTGACCAAGCCCTGCACGCCGCGCGAGCTGACGGCGCGCATCCGCGCCATCCTGCGCCGCACGCAGGGCTCGCCGATGGACCAGCTGGCCTCCGCGCCCCTGGTGGTCGGCCAGCTGACCATGTGGCCGGAACAGCGCCGCGCCAGCTGGGCCGGGGCCACCCTGGAGCTGACCAGCACGGAGTTCAACCTGCTGGAAGTCCTGGCGCGCAACGCCGGCAAGCCGGTCAGCAAGAACACGCTGTCCGAGCAGGGCCTGGGCCGGCCGCTGGCGCGCTTCGACCGCAATATCGACGTGCACCTGTCGAGCCTGCGCCACAAGCTGGGGTCCCTGGCCGACGGGCGCTCCTGCCTGCAGACCGTGTACCGGATGGGCTACCAGCTGATTCGCGACTGA
- a CDS encoding Spy/CpxP family protein refolding chaperone — translation MNKTNKMLTLLAAAALALPLASQAAVDGEDGGPAPRGLPGPAAPDARPLPPHHDGLREGEDFDGRRGPRGAPPPAAFGMAGPAAPFLRGLELTEAQQDKVFAILHGQVPYLREQHKAHEKAERALFELHGAARYDDAAAAKLAQASAQAMANITLQHLRTEQKVLAVLTAEQRKQVEQAKARPDRPARP, via the coding sequence ATGAACAAGACAAACAAGATGCTTACCCTGCTGGCCGCCGCCGCCCTGGCGCTGCCCCTGGCCAGCCAGGCCGCCGTCGATGGCGAGGACGGCGGGCCCGCCCCGCGTGGCCTGCCGGGCCCCGCTGCGCCGGATGCGCGCCCGCTGCCGCCGCACCACGACGGCCTGCGCGAAGGCGAAGACTTCGACGGCCGCCGTGGTCCGCGTGGCGCGCCGCCACCGGCCGCCTTCGGCATGGCCGGCCCCGCTGCGCCGTTCCTGCGCGGGCTGGAGCTGACAGAAGCCCAGCAGGACAAGGTGTTCGCGATCCTGCACGGCCAGGTGCCTTACCTGCGCGAACAACACAAGGCGCACGAGAAGGCCGAGCGGGCCCTGTTCGAGCTGCACGGCGCCGCCAGGTACGACGACGCGGCCGCCGCGAAGCTGGCGCAGGCGTCGGCCCAGGCGATGGCCAATATCACGCTGCAGCACCTGCGCACGGAGCAGAAGGTGCTGGCCGTGCTGACGGCCGAGCAGCGCAAGCAGGTCGAGCAAGCCAAGGCGCGCCCGGACCGTCCGGCGCGGCCCTGA
- a CDS encoding intradiol ring-cleavage dioxygenase, producing the protein MDHHDHGLAHDLQAMLHTAAGRRQSLRWLFAGAAALPLLGCGGSSGSTDSTGTTGSTDSTGTTGSGTGTGTGTSTDNSTSTSASGSCTVIPEETGGPYPADGTNSNGGGVVNVLSQSGVVRSDIRASFGAASGTAAGVPLTIKLRIVNANNACTAAGNFAVYLWHCDRDGNYSLYSSGVTNQNYLRGVQEADGNGDLTFTTIFPGCYAGRMPHVHFEVYPTLAKAASAANRIKTSQFTFPLATCNEVYATSGYSASVRNLAQMSFATDNVFSDGHALQLATMTGNPSDGYVATLTVAVVA; encoded by the coding sequence ATGGACCATCACGATCACGGCTTGGCGCACGACCTGCAGGCGATGCTGCACACGGCCGCGGGCCGGCGCCAGTCGCTGCGCTGGCTGTTCGCCGGCGCGGCCGCCTTGCCGCTGCTGGGTTGCGGCGGCTCGTCCGGCAGCACGGACAGCACCGGCACGACCGGCAGCACCGACAGCACCGGCACTACGGGCAGCGGCACCGGGACCGGCACGGGCACAAGCACGGACAACAGCACAAGCACGAGCGCGAGCGGCAGCTGCACCGTCATCCCGGAGGAGACGGGCGGCCCCTATCCGGCCGACGGCACCAACAGCAACGGCGGCGGCGTCGTCAATGTGCTGTCGCAGAGCGGCGTGGTGCGCAGCGACATCCGCGCCAGCTTCGGCGCCGCCAGCGGCACGGCGGCCGGGGTGCCGCTGACGATCAAGCTGCGCATCGTCAACGCCAACAATGCCTGCACGGCGGCCGGCAATTTCGCCGTCTACCTGTGGCACTGCGACCGCGACGGCAATTACTCGCTGTACTCGAGCGGCGTGACGAACCAGAACTACCTGCGCGGCGTGCAGGAGGCCGACGGCAACGGCGACCTGACGTTCACGACGATTTTCCCCGGCTGCTACGCGGGCCGCATGCCGCACGTGCATTTCGAGGTCTACCCAACGCTGGCCAAGGCGGCCAGCGCGGCGAACCGCATCAAGACCTCGCAGTTCACGTTCCCGCTGGCCACCTGCAACGAGGTATACGCAACGTCCGGCTACAGCGCCAGCGTGCGCAACCTGGCGCAGATGAGCTTTGCCACCGATAACGTGTTCAGCGACGGCCATGCGCTGCAGCTGGCCACGATGACGGGCAATCCTAGCGATGGCTACGTCGCCACGCTGACCGTCGCCGTGGTGGCCTGA
- a CDS encoding 8-amino-7-oxononanoate synthase: MSTRKMARASAAGPAQQHATIKVTVRDRASGIPLVGASLRLYHGRDAQGIILQTSGEAQLVNWEPTLHEELKVDRTGEHGVVTFSNLEPGVHFVLFDHVTPFADNRPVVGQVKVDQGAVHELFMELDIDPEMQLSFEQPGQSQRSDGAFVGNRAIVDVVFRGMDKVLGNEVVLEVDELWQPRSGQAYSAAQMLRKPGRYRFAADLVFARRAGGVVSTPGIMAAGDAGGDGARLGLSSSFDAEERTPQPISGNIGVSLSRTETEPTEDLALWTLIRNSTEALSFNNYMDFLDQLFCTPAADSATVPFEKARFGAKTAAYHNLKGRRALPFTDSEAYRVLKAATEAFVMVNCGVLRSPYAFDPVNDNAYLDRRDIPATSSLEDTLVQDYLESVGGTKMLPYLAVIRRKLPDVPILVPNQNEEAELCFGIIQDRLANPCMIELIWNYWQEEGMLVQTMNVITQRFQNLRGPSVNDPLANTEIDMLRPLNNLLWGYTQDEQHRLTVVRRNYEYLHHYGMRLDGKAVRHTQPADSRSKFLEAFHHLLRLLTQFYKQDDDTTVKADAFPILNALKEVHLILSQGAHNQYGDLPSTARIEMLMQQWLLARPEFREFLPTRVMVAYPEPWMDRVDAMKKLQMWSDTSVMHFRNLAIFGEQLLLSIRFGHWSDVYEATQAFNWARFWRPQAQGYIHAYRAATGVDLSVDSGNPAGEATLPSVLLRQRLAQQQRSA; this comes from the coding sequence ATGAGTACCAGGAAAATGGCCAGGGCAAGCGCGGCCGGCCCCGCGCAGCAGCATGCAACGATCAAGGTGACGGTGCGCGACCGGGCCAGCGGCATTCCGCTGGTCGGCGCCAGCCTGCGCCTGTATCACGGCAGGGATGCCCAGGGCATCATCCTGCAAACGTCGGGCGAGGCGCAGCTGGTGAACTGGGAGCCGACCCTGCACGAGGAGCTGAAGGTGGACCGCACCGGCGAACATGGCGTCGTCACGTTCTCGAACCTGGAGCCGGGCGTGCACTTCGTGTTGTTCGACCACGTCACGCCGTTCGCCGACAACCGGCCCGTGGTGGGCCAGGTCAAGGTCGACCAGGGCGCCGTGCACGAGCTGTTCATGGAGCTCGACATCGACCCGGAGATGCAGCTGTCGTTCGAGCAGCCGGGCCAGAGCCAGCGCAGCGACGGGGCCTTCGTGGGCAACCGCGCCATCGTCGACGTCGTGTTCCGCGGCATGGACAAGGTGCTCGGCAACGAGGTGGTGCTGGAAGTGGACGAGCTGTGGCAGCCGCGCAGCGGCCAGGCCTACTCGGCCGCGCAGATGCTCAGGAAGCCGGGGCGCTATCGCTTCGCGGCCGACCTGGTGTTCGCGCGCCGCGCCGGCGGCGTCGTCTCCACGCCGGGCATCATGGCGGCAGGGGATGCTGGCGGCGACGGTGCCCGGCTGGGATTGTCGTCGTCGTTCGATGCCGAGGAGCGCACGCCGCAGCCGATCTCCGGCAATATCGGCGTCTCGCTGTCGCGCACCGAGACCGAACCGACCGAGGACCTGGCGCTGTGGACCCTGATCCGCAACAGCACGGAAGCGCTGTCGTTCAATAATTACATGGACTTCCTCGACCAGCTGTTCTGCACCCCGGCGGCGGACAGCGCCACGGTGCCGTTCGAGAAGGCCCGCTTCGGCGCCAAGACGGCGGCTTATCACAACCTGAAAGGCCGGCGCGCGCTGCCCTTCACCGACTCGGAAGCCTACCGCGTGCTGAAGGCTGCGACGGAGGCGTTCGTGATGGTCAACTGCGGCGTGCTGCGTTCGCCCTACGCGTTCGACCCCGTCAACGACAACGCCTACCTGGACCGGCGTGACATTCCCGCCACCAGCAGCCTGGAAGACACGCTGGTGCAGGACTACCTGGAATCGGTGGGCGGCACCAAGATGCTGCCCTACCTGGCGGTGATCCGGCGCAAGCTGCCGGACGTGCCGATCCTGGTGCCGAACCAGAACGAGGAGGCGGAACTGTGCTTCGGCATCATCCAGGACCGGCTGGCCAATCCCTGCATGATCGAATTGATCTGGAACTACTGGCAGGAGGAGGGCATGCTGGTGCAGACGATGAACGTGATCACCCAGCGCTTCCAGAACCTGCGCGGCCCGAGCGTCAACGATCCGCTGGCGAACACCGAGATCGACATGCTGCGGCCCCTGAACAACCTGCTGTGGGGCTACACGCAGGACGAGCAGCACCGCCTGACGGTGGTGCGGCGCAACTATGAATACTTGCACCACTACGGCATGCGGCTGGACGGCAAGGCCGTGCGCCACACGCAGCCGGCCGACAGCCGCTCGAAGTTCCTGGAAGCGTTCCACCACCTGCTGCGGCTCCTGACCCAGTTCTACAAGCAGGACGACGACACGACGGTCAAGGCCGACGCCTTCCCGATCCTGAACGCGCTGAAGGAAGTGCACCTGATCCTGTCGCAGGGCGCGCACAACCAGTACGGCGACCTGCCGTCCACCGCGCGCATCGAGATGCTGATGCAGCAATGGCTGCTGGCGCGACCGGAGTTCCGCGAGTTCCTGCCCACCCGCGTGATGGTGGCCTACCCGGAACCGTGGATGGACCGGGTCGACGCGATGAAGAAGCTGCAGATGTGGAGCGACACCAGCGTCATGCACTTCCGTAACCTGGCCATCTTCGGCGAGCAGCTGCTGCTGTCGATCCGCTTCGGCCACTGGAGCGACGTGTACGAGGCGACCCAGGCATTCAACTGGGCGCGCTTCTGGCGGCCGCAGGCCCAAGGCTACATCCACGCCTACCGGGCGGCCACCGGGGTCGACCTGTCGGTGGACTCGGGCAATCCGGCCGGCGAGGCGACCTTGCCGTCGGTGCTGCTGCGCCAGCGCCTCGCGCAGCAGCAGCGCAGCGCGTGA
- a CDS encoding aminotransferase class I/II-fold pyridoxal phosphate-dependent enzyme: MNGNAPLDFTSALYLGMRHPGSALDGWDALTLGKPAALQEVPGAREVAAALARLQGCAAATLLPSTLHLFWDLFGMLGRERFAVLVDAAAYPVARWGAERAAGLGLPLQTFRHGDLAELGRLALAWHGSGRRPLILADGYSPEADRPPPLAAYAALARRHDGLLLLDDTQALGLLGRHGGGSLRRHGIEDMPVLVGASLAKAFGVPLAVLAGSADWIRRFERISETRLHASPPSRAVVVAARRALRLNAVCGDVLRRTLAQRVAQFRAALRAARLPGGGGAFPVQWLALPPDTDLAAAHAALRHAGVLAVPQCRAGQARLAFLLRADHTPADVARAVRIMAHELKELT; the protein is encoded by the coding sequence GTGAACGGCAACGCGCCGCTGGATTTCACGAGTGCGCTGTACCTGGGCATGCGCCACCCGGGCAGTGCGCTGGACGGCTGGGATGCCCTGACGCTGGGCAAGCCAGCCGCGCTGCAGGAGGTGCCGGGTGCGCGTGAGGTGGCGGCCGCGCTGGCACGGCTGCAAGGCTGCGCGGCGGCGACCTTGCTGCCGTCCACCCTGCACCTGTTCTGGGACCTGTTCGGCATGCTGGGGCGGGAGCGTTTTGCCGTGCTGGTCGACGCGGCGGCGTATCCGGTGGCGCGCTGGGGCGCCGAGCGGGCGGCGGGCCTGGGCCTGCCGTTGCAGACCTTCCGCCATGGCGACCTGGCGGAACTGGGGCGGCTGGCGCTGGCCTGGCACGGCAGCGGGCGCCGCCCGCTGATCCTGGCGGACGGCTACAGCCCGGAGGCGGACCGGCCACCACCGCTGGCGGCCTATGCGGCACTGGCGCGCCGGCACGATGGCCTGCTGCTGCTGGACGACACGCAGGCCCTGGGCCTGCTGGGCCGGCATGGCGGCGGTTCGCTGCGCCGGCATGGCATCGAGGACATGCCGGTACTGGTGGGGGCGTCGCTGGCGAAGGCGTTTGGCGTCCCGCTCGCGGTGCTGGCGGGCAGCGCCGACTGGATACGCCGTTTCGAGCGCATCAGCGAGACGCGGCTGCATGCCAGTCCGCCGTCGCGCGCCGTGGTGGTGGCGGCGCGGCGCGCCCTGCGGTTGAACGCGGTATGCGGCGACGTGCTGCGGCGCACGCTGGCGCAGCGGGTGGCCCAGTTTCGCGCCGCGCTGCGGGCGGCGCGACTGCCCGGCGGTGGCGGCGCGTTCCCGGTGCAGTGGCTGGCGCTGCCGCCGGATACCGACCTGGCGGCGGCGCACGCGGCATTGCGCCACGCCGGTGTGCTGGCGGTGCCGCAATGCCGCGCGGGGCAGGCCAGGCTGGCGTTCCTGCTGCGGGCGGACCACACGCCGGCCGACGTGGCGCGGGCCGTGCGGATCATGGCACATGAGCTGAAGGAGTTGACATGA
- a CDS encoding GIY-YIG nuclease family protein, translating into MNDEYEGEQFETLPFASGQGEWGEAELEEERGRHGGRSGGSRGGGMRGTNGRGGVRPGGGRTSPRPGPKPGPRPRWPRGPYWGPVHGGWPYGVMVSDPGPWVAPAPTDPWQAPGGAPAFDAVELAPPADDGVEAQDEIPPKLANVLTTHAPGITFRDVGTLAAFRKAGKVTGPGIYIIVFRKGGRPMAYVGETADLQERIRQHMLGGAVLGVTLRNYRLFVAQPAVSAAQRRAIEKAINAAMLLPHNRGETTNQVSEMEFGL; encoded by the coding sequence ATGAACGACGAATACGAAGGCGAGCAGTTCGAGACATTGCCATTCGCGAGCGGTCAGGGCGAGTGGGGCGAGGCGGAACTGGAGGAGGAGCGGGGCCGGCATGGCGGCCGGAGTGGCGGTAGTCGCGGCGGTGGCATGCGTGGCACCAACGGGCGCGGCGGCGTGCGGCCGGGCGGGGGCCGAACCTCTCCCCGGCCAGGACCGAAACCGGGGCCGCGGCCGCGCTGGCCGCGCGGGCCCTACTGGGGCCCCGTCCATGGCGGCTGGCCCTACGGCGTGATGGTCAGCGACCCCGGCCCCTGGGTGGCGCCGGCGCCGACCGATCCGTGGCAAGCGCCGGGCGGCGCACCGGCATTCGACGCGGTGGAGCTGGCGCCGCCAGCCGACGACGGCGTCGAAGCGCAGGACGAGATTCCGCCCAAGCTGGCGAACGTGCTCACGACGCACGCACCCGGCATCACGTTCCGCGACGTCGGCACCCTGGCCGCGTTCCGCAAGGCCGGCAAGGTGACTGGGCCGGGAATCTACATCATCGTCTTCCGCAAGGGCGGGCGGCCGATGGCATACGTGGGCGAGACGGCCGACCTGCAGGAACGCATCCGCCAGCACATGCTGGGCGGCGCCGTGCTGGGCGTAACGCTGCGCAATTACCGGCTGTTCGTGGCACAGCCGGCCGTATCGGCGGCGCAGCGGCGCGCCATCGAGAAAGCGATCAACGCGGCGATGCTGCTGCCGCACAACCGGGGCGAGACCACCAACCAGGTCAGCGAAATGGAATTCGGGCTGTGA
- a CDS encoding amidohydrolase family protein, with the protein MIIDSHCHAGPGDGLTGPWDSNLALGRYRRRAVAAGIERSVLLAAFHTDYAAANEALARIVAAHPERYYGFAFVHAARDRGRIHAMVRTAVEEYGFVGIKVHRHDAPISGEICEAARAYGLPVLYDPMGEVHVAELLAAQYPDVNFILPHLGSFADAWQAQLALIDHLVRHPNIYTDSSGIRRFDLLAEAVRRAGPHKVLFGSDGPWLHPGLELHKIRLLRLPAADEALITGGNLLRLLGR; encoded by the coding sequence ATGATCATCGACAGCCACTGCCACGCCGGCCCCGGCGACGGCCTGACCGGTCCGTGGGACAGCAATCTCGCGCTGGGCCGCTACCGCCGTCGTGCCGTGGCGGCGGGCATCGAGCGCAGCGTGCTGCTGGCCGCGTTCCATACCGATTACGCGGCCGCCAACGAGGCGCTGGCGCGGATCGTGGCCGCCCATCCCGAGCGCTACTACGGCTTCGCCTTCGTGCACGCGGCGCGCGACCGTGGCCGCATCCACGCCATGGTGCGGACGGCGGTCGAGGAATATGGCTTCGTCGGCATCAAGGTGCACCGGCACGACGCGCCGATCAGCGGCGAGATCTGCGAGGCCGCGCGCGCCTACGGCCTGCCGGTGCTGTACGACCCGATGGGCGAGGTGCACGTGGCCGAGCTGCTGGCGGCGCAGTATCCGGACGTGAACTTCATCCTGCCGCACCTGGGCAGCTTCGCCGACGCCTGGCAGGCCCAGCTCGCGCTAATCGACCACCTGGTGCGGCATCCGAACATCTACACCGACAGCTCCGGCATCCGCCGCTTCGACCTGCTGGCCGAAGCGGTGCGCCGGGCCGGGCCGCACAAGGTGCTGTTCGGCTCCGATGGGCCGTGGCTGCACCCCGGGCTGGAGCTGCACAAGATCCGGCTGCTGCGACTGCCGGCGGCGGATGAGGCGCTGATTACCGGCGGTAACCTGCTAAGGTTGCTAGGCCGGTGA